In Trichomycterus rosablanca isolate fTriRos1 chromosome 4, fTriRos1.hap1, whole genome shotgun sequence, one DNA window encodes the following:
- the psmb5 gene encoding proteasome subunit beta type-5 has product MALVSVLRSECADFNNDFNQRFGCGFNDIDLGLGAKPADCLNFALKAAEGEDDGSERKIEFLHGTTTLAFKFQHGVIVAVDSRATAGSYIASQTVKKVIEINPYLLGTMAGGAADCSFWERLLARQCRIYELRNKERISVAAASKLLANMVYQYKGMGLSMGTMVCGWDKRGPGLYYVDSEGNRVCGDMFAVGSGSMYAYGVLDSGHRHNLTIEEACDLGRRAIYQATYRDAYSGGQVNLYRVHSDGWERVSQEDVLQLHHQYQSQKA; this is encoded by the exons ATGGCGCTGGTTAGTGTGCTTCGGTCTGAGTGTGCAGATTTCAACAATGATTTTAATCAGCGATTTGGCTGTGGATTTAACGACATTGACCTTGGCTTAGGTGCCAAACCTGCAGATTGTCTCAATTTCGCGTTAAAAGCCGCTGAAGGTGAAGACGACGGTTCTGAAAGAAAAATTGAGTTTCTTCACGGAACGACCACCTTAGCATTTAAA tttcaGCATGGTGTGATTGTAGCTGTGGACTCCAGAGCAACAGCTGGTTCATATATTGCCTCTCAGACAGTGAAGAAGGTCATAGAGATTAACCCATATCTTTTGGGAACCATGGCAGGGGGTGCTGCAGATTGCAGTTTTTGGGAGCGCCTGCTGGCCAGGCAGTGCCGCATCTATGAATTACGGAACAAGGAGCGCATCTCAGTGGCTGCTGCCTCCAAACTGCTGGCTAACATGGTTTACCAGTACAAAGGAATGGGCCTAAGTATGGGCACTATGGTCTGTGGCTGGGACAAGAGAGGACCAG GGCTTTACTATGTGGATTCGGAAGGAAACCGTGTGTGTGGTGACATGTTCGCAGTTGGCTCAGGCTCTATGTATGCCTATGGTGTCCTTGACAGTGGCCACCGGCACAACCTGACCATTGAGGAGGCTTGTGATCTCGGTCGCCGTGCCATCTACCAGGCTACCTATCGTGATGCCTACAGTGGTGGACAAGTCAACCTATACCGTGTACACAGTGATGGCTGGGAAAGGGTCTCACAGGAAGATGTGCTTCAGCTCCACCATCAATACCAGAGTCAGAAAGCTTAG
- the LOC134311871 gene encoding proteasome subunit beta type-11-like, with product MVRLEPEPPVSPDYAEASSGFSLVPYRLSHGTTTLGFVFQGGVIAAADTRASCAGLIACPSAQKVMPIHSHLVTTTSGSGADCMLWERILAREIRLYELRHSRRISVSGAAKLLSLMLHPFKGTEVCVALTLCGWDVKKSVTEAEIKQNCGTKKDVVNLAGEPGNGSARLVPISELNTLKARPFIKTQQSDKSCGEYSRNSDQNLDGSEVAASNPFGPKVYYVCSDGLLLRGNLISVGSGSPYAYSVLDDGLRWRMSVDEAVALAREAVFRATHRDAYSGNNVDLFHITANGWSRRSREDLKEEYYHQKEKKKKMMQQRVEEKQN from the coding sequence GTTGTCACATGGTACCACCACTCTAGGGTTTGTGTTCCAGGGTGGAGTTATTGCAGCAGCTGATACTCGGGCAAGTTGTGCCGGTCTAATTGCTTGCCCATCTGCCCAGAAGGTTATGCCCATTCATTCGCACCTGGTGACTACCACCTCTGGTAGTGGGGCAGACTGCATGCTGTGGGAGCGAATCCTAGCCAGGGAGATACGCCTTTATGAGCTCCGGCACAGCCGAAGGATCTCTGTCAGTGGGGCCGCCAAGCTGCTCTCTCTCATGCTGCACCCTTTTAAGGGCACCGAGGTGTGTGTGGCACTCACTCTCTGTGGCTGGGATGTAAAAAAATCAGTGACAGAGGCTGAAATCAAGCAAAACTGTGGGACAAAAAAAGATGTTGTTAATCTGGCAGGTGAACCAGGCAATGGCAGTGCAAGACTTGTACCAATTAGTGAATTAAACACTTTAAAAGCAAGGCCTTTCATTAAGACACAACAAAGTGATAAAAGCTGTGGAGAATACAGCAGAAACTCAGATCAAAATTTGGATGGATCAGAAGTTGCAGCTAGTAACCCATTTGGCCCCAAAGTGTACTACGTGTGCAGTGATGGCTTGTTGTTAAGAGGAAACTTAATATCAGTAGGCTCAGGCTCTCCATATGCCTACTCAGTGCTGGATGATGGCTTGAGGTGGAGGATGAGTGTGGATGAGGCTGTAGCTCTGGCTAGAGAGGCAGTCTTTAGAGCCACTCACAGGGATGCATATTCAGGGAACAATGTAGATCTGTTTCACATTACTGCTAATGGGTGGAGCCGCAGAAGTAGGGAGGATCTGAAGGAAGAATACTACCaccaaaaggaaaagaaaaagaaaatgatgCAGCAGAGAGtggaagaaaaacaaaattgA